From one Agrobacterium fabrum str. C58 genomic stretch:
- a CDS encoding sigma-54-dependent transcriptional regulator, producing the protein MTAHVLVIDDDPVQRRLLKNAVERYGHLALLAENGRAGLELLKQYSGEINVIVLDLMMPEMDGLAFLKAVGELGTDVPVIVQTGQGGIDTVVQAMRAGAFDFVVKPVSPERIGAAISNALKLDRKEAKARTGRRGRSNAVNFTDIVSASPAMLRVIELAQRAAQSSIPVVLEGESGVGKEMVARAIQSGGDRANKPFITVNCGAIPHNLVESILFGHEKGAFTGATEKHVGKFMEADGGTLFLDEIGDLPLDVQVKLLRAVQQGEIETVGSARVQKVNVRLISATNKNLIEEVKEGRFREDLYYRLNVFPITIPALRRRKEDIPHLARVFAERFSAEQKLPNPVGLDASALALLTAYDWPGNIRQLENAVFRAVVLSQGSELSDSDFPQIALQLPEFSNGDDGDDIIRSPSGSSLKLAAYSPPPAAESHAVIEEPSDISTTIYRGGNLISSTDDSGNIRKLAEIEEELIRFALRFYRGQMSQVARKLGIGRSTLYRKLKDYGIDPDDPLRDVA; encoded by the coding sequence ATGACCGCGCATGTTCTCGTGATAGACGATGATCCCGTCCAGCGCCGCCTGCTCAAAAATGCGGTGGAACGTTATGGGCATCTGGCCTTGCTTGCCGAAAACGGCAGGGCGGGGCTGGAATTGCTCAAGCAATATAGTGGCGAGATCAACGTCATTGTCCTCGATCTGATGATGCCGGAAATGGACGGGCTTGCCTTTCTGAAAGCTGTAGGCGAACTCGGCACGGATGTTCCGGTCATCGTACAAACCGGACAGGGCGGCATCGACACCGTTGTGCAGGCCATGCGCGCCGGCGCTTTTGATTTCGTCGTGAAGCCGGTTTCGCCGGAAAGGATCGGCGCCGCCATCTCCAATGCGCTCAAGCTCGACAGGAAAGAGGCAAAGGCCCGCACGGGCAGGCGCGGACGGAGCAATGCAGTGAATTTTACCGATATCGTTTCCGCAAGCCCCGCAATGCTGAGGGTCATCGAACTGGCGCAGCGCGCCGCCCAGTCCAGCATTCCCGTGGTGCTGGAAGGCGAATCCGGTGTCGGCAAGGAAATGGTCGCCCGCGCCATCCAGTCAGGCGGCGACCGGGCGAACAAGCCGTTCATAACAGTCAATTGCGGTGCCATTCCCCATAATCTCGTGGAAAGCATCCTCTTTGGCCACGAGAAGGGCGCCTTCACGGGTGCGACGGAAAAACATGTCGGCAAATTCATGGAGGCGGATGGCGGCACGCTGTTCCTCGATGAAATCGGTGATCTGCCGCTCGACGTACAGGTGAAGCTGCTGCGCGCCGTGCAGCAGGGCGAAATCGAAACCGTCGGCTCCGCGCGGGTGCAGAAGGTCAATGTGCGGCTGATTTCGGCCACCAACAAGAACCTTATCGAAGAGGTGAAGGAAGGCCGCTTCCGCGAGGACCTCTATTATCGCCTCAACGTCTTCCCGATCACCATTCCGGCGCTGCGCCGGCGCAAGGAAGATATTCCCCATCTGGCGCGGGTTTTCGCCGAACGCTTTTCGGCGGAGCAGAAACTGCCCAATCCCGTCGGCCTCGATGCCAGTGCGCTGGCGCTGCTGACGGCCTATGACTGGCCCGGCAATATCCGCCAGTTGGAAAACGCCGTTTTCCGTGCCGTGGTTCTGTCGCAGGGTTCGGAACTGTCGGATTCCGATTTTCCGCAGATCGCGCTGCAGCTGCCGGAATTTTCGAACGGTGATGATGGGGACGATATTATCCGCTCACCATCCGGATCGTCGTTGAAGCTTGCGGCCTATTCACCGCCGCCGGCTGCCGAAAGCCATGCTGTTATCGAGGAGCCGTCGGATATCTCCACCACGATCTATCGTGGCGGAAACCTGATCTCCAGCACGGACGATTCGGGCAATATCCGGAAACTGGCAGAGATCGAGGAGGAGCTCATCCGTTTCGCCCTGCGTTTTTATCGCGGCCAGATGAGCCAGGTCGCGAGAAAGCTCGGCATCGGCCGCTCTACGCTTTATCGCAAGCTGAAAGATTATGGCATCGATCCGGATGATCCGCTTCGAGACGTCGCATGA
- a CDS encoding DUF882 domain-containing protein — MTEIVFQAGIELPYLHRNNALSTKIARGLIKDICTKLSARAVTFACLMLAAMPFVGVSATEAAAETRSLKLYYIHTREKAVITFKRNGKYDQKGLQELNRFLRDWRRNQPTRMDPRLFDLVWEVYRRSGATDYINVVSAFRSPETNGLLRTRTKGVAEKSQHMLGKAMDFYIPGVKLATLREIGMQMQIGGVGFYPTSGSPFVHMDVGGVRAWPRMSRQELVRIFPKGNTLHVPSDGKPLPGYEQALADYKKRVSSSSIQVASSAGSGPASSGGGGKRKTLLQALFGGGDEDEDPDSIAAPEPAERPAVARPAPQQAAPEPEPTIAVASAQALPGVNDAPLPTARPAFGNQPPANAGLATALYSPARNAAQDALQAATMPTPTSAPAERQQFADLAEVSVPVPTLLGPRGMKGDAEGSILTASADGATPAATGELASIPVPANRPAVAEALLAAANTDQEGEDDLAEAQQDTLSPTVVAALEQSGQAARSQVQSAAMPTAAPFPAAVNHKVTVAPAETAKAAPQPGFGDAFDLKPAINGGLSAGLPTKGSRPSKQDAVVSEQAMVGGGRLTQDLISDWALNQNKGTTGRSVKAPRVVANRMLSKEMSASATSASFKPGAVAIESSRFSTPVKMH; from the coding sequence GTGACAGAAATTGTCTTCCAGGCGGGGATCGAATTGCCATATCTGCATCGGAATAACGCGCTTTCGACAAAGATCGCGCGCGGCTTGATCAAGGATATATGCACGAAGCTGTCGGCACGCGCTGTCACCTTTGCCTGCCTGATGCTCGCCGCTATGCCTTTCGTAGGTGTTTCGGCGACGGAAGCCGCCGCCGAGACGCGCAGCCTCAAACTGTATTACATCCATACACGCGAGAAGGCGGTCATCACCTTCAAGCGCAATGGCAAATACGACCAGAAGGGCCTGCAGGAACTGAACCGTTTCCTGCGTGACTGGCGCCGCAACCAGCCGACGCGGATGGACCCGCGACTTTTCGATCTTGTCTGGGAAGTCTATCGCCGCAGCGGCGCAACCGATTACATCAATGTCGTTTCGGCCTTCCGATCGCCTGAGACCAATGGCCTGCTGCGCACGCGCACCAAGGGTGTCGCGGAAAAAAGCCAGCATATGCTCGGCAAGGCCATGGATTTTTACATCCCCGGCGTAAAGCTCGCCACCCTGCGTGAAATCGGCATGCAGATGCAGATCGGCGGCGTCGGCTTTTATCCGACCTCCGGTTCTCCCTTCGTGCATATGGATGTCGGCGGCGTTCGCGCCTGGCCACGCATGAGCCGTCAGGAACTCGTGCGCATCTTCCCGAAGGGCAATACACTGCATGTGCCCTCTGACGGTAAGCCGCTGCCCGGTTACGAGCAGGCGCTCGCCGATTACAAGAAGCGCGTTAGCTCTTCCTCAATTCAGGTTGCTTCCAGCGCCGGCTCCGGCCCTGCTTCCTCCGGTGGTGGCGGCAAGCGTAAGACCCTGTTGCAGGCCCTCTTTGGTGGTGGTGACGAGGATGAAGATCCCGATAGCATCGCAGCGCCGGAGCCCGCAGAGCGCCCGGCTGTCGCTCGCCCGGCTCCGCAGCAGGCGGCTCCCGAGCCTGAACCCACCATCGCTGTTGCTTCGGCGCAGGCCCTTCCAGGCGTGAACGATGCGCCGCTGCCGACGGCTCGTCCAGCATTCGGCAACCAGCCGCCTGCCAATGCCGGCCTTGCGACCGCGCTCTATTCTCCGGCCCGCAATGCCGCGCAGGATGCGCTACAGGCGGCGACCATGCCGACGCCGACGTCAGCTCCGGCTGAGCGCCAGCAATTTGCCGATCTGGCTGAGGTTTCGGTGCCCGTGCCCACCCTTCTCGGCCCGCGCGGCATGAAGGGTGATGCGGAAGGATCAATCCTAACGGCTTCCGCCGATGGTGCGACACCGGCTGCTACCGGCGAACTCGCTTCTATCCCGGTTCCGGCCAATCGTCCGGCCGTGGCAGAAGCCCTGCTGGCGGCGGCAAACACTGATCAGGAAGGCGAAGACGATCTGGCCGAGGCGCAGCAGGATACGCTTTCGCCGACCGTGGTTGCGGCTCTCGAACAGAGCGGTCAGGCTGCCCGGTCGCAGGTCCAGTCCGCGGCCATGCCGACGGCGGCACCATTCCCGGCTGCCGTCAACCACAAGGTTACCGTCGCGCCAGCCGAAACGGCCAAGGCCGCGCCGCAGCCTGGTTTTGGGGATGCTTTCGATCTGAAGCCCGCCATCAATGGTGGCCTCAGCGCCGGCCTTCCAACCAAGGGTTCGCGCCCTAGCAAGCAGGATGCGGTTGTTTCCGAGCAGGCCATGGTCGGCGGTGGACGCCTGACGCAGGATCTTATTTCGGATTGGGCGCTCAACCAGAACAAGGGCACGACCGGACGCTCGGTAAAGGCGCCACGCGTTGTCGCCAACCGTATGCTCAGCAAGGAGATGTCGGCTTCGGCGACCTCGGCGAGCTTCAAACCGGGTGCCGTGGCGATCGAATCCAGCCGCTTCAGCACGCCGGTGAAGATGCACTGA